Genomic DNA from Salvia miltiorrhiza cultivar Shanhuang (shh) chromosome 1, IMPLAD_Smil_shh, whole genome shotgun sequence:
ATTCAATCACTCTTTCTACCCTTATATTcatatattcaattaaactgAAGAGAGTTGAACAAGAACATGTGAACTGTTCAAAAGAGTCAGGAAAGTAAACAACAAGCAGACATTCAGGctctcccaaaaaaaaaacagacaTTCAGCCACTAACCTGCTAACTCAAAATTTCCCCAAATTTGAAGATGTTCTGTTTCAAGCTCTGGATTATAGTAAAAACAATCTTGCATGTAATAACAGAAAGAAAAATGTAAAAGTTTTGAATGTTTCATGGCAGTTTTTCTCCCAAGCAATGAGCAGTAACAAGATACGCAAGAATATTGAAATCACGTGGGAATGGTAACATTTGTTTGCAACTAAACAGAATCAAACTGCTCAAATCTAGCAAGATATGGCAACAAAAGCATACTAAGTCACTTCTTTACTTGATCAAGGTTTATCCCAATTAAACAGCTAGAGAATATAAACACTTGAATAAATGAGATTAAACAAGAGCATAGACAGACTAAATACACATCACATAATTAGCAGCATTACTCCATAAAAATAACCTCACAAATAAACACCTAACAACAACACCAACGTTCAACAAGCAGTTGAGCTCAAGGGCAGCAACCAGAGCACCGAACCAATCCATTCTCGTTGCAACCCGGGCACCTCCTCAACTCCCCATCCTCCCCCTCATAAACCTTCCGACTCCCACTGCAATTTGGGCATGGCACAAACCTCGCATCCCCACAAGCCTCACACACAATCCCTCTATCTGTGATTGGGAAATCCTGCAACAGCTTCACCAACTCCCCCGCCTCGTGGAGCTGCTTAATCTCCTCCGCTCCACCAATGTACTTCCCCTTGATAAACACGTGAGGCAAGCTCACTGCTTTCCCCTTCAAAGCCTCCTGCAGCTCAGTCCTATACGACCTATCCATCGATATATCCCTCTCATCAACACACACTCTAAAACACCTCAAAATCGCCCGAACCGCACAGCAATCCTCGTATGTCTTCCTTATCCCCCTCAAACTAGTGTAGTACAACACAATCCTATCATCACCACAAGGCAGACAGCAAGATTCTTCAGTATCTGCATCAGCCACCACAGAACTCACACTACCCGACCCCAAAGACTCAGTTTTTCTAGGTTTCACAAGTTCCCTCTCCTCCTCACACACACTCTTCTTCCCCAACAGCGCCCTGCGGTAGCTAGACGCCACATTTATGTCCATTTTCGCCAGCAGAGACTCCTCAGACAAGTGTTTCCACAGCGGCTTCGACACCGGATGCTCCACAAACtcgtaggatttctccaattcATCACCATCCATCTCAATCTCAATTTCCCCCAATTTCTTGGGCCGCTCCACCATGTGGTAATGAAATTCTTCTTCGTCGAGGCCCTCCATGAGCTCCCACGTGTTGATAACCGAGTCCGGCGACAGAGGATCCTCGGAAACCCCCAAATCCCGAGGCTTTCTCATCTGCGGAGGCGGAATCGCGAAATCGCGGGTGCTGCTGAAGCTGAGGTTTTGGAATTGGGGCGAGACCAGCGCGAGCGAACCGTAGGTGGTGGATGTGAGAGAAACGAAGTGATTGGAGTCCCCTTTTCGTAGGGGAGGGTGGTGGATCAAAGGGGTCGGTAGAGAGAGAGTCCTCGACACCGGCGTGGAAGAAGCGTCGGAGAAGGAGTTGTAAGGAGACTGCAGCTGCGAATTGGAATGCGCGGAGGAGGAAATGGAGTTGGGATCTTCCTGTTGAGCGATGAAATTAGCTGGGCGTGAAGCAGTGCACCCCATTTTTGGGAGATTTTACAAAGTTGAGAACTAACCACGGAAAGTGAAAGATGGTCCTTTTTTCCTTCCTTGCTTTCTCTCTCCGTTATGGATGTCCAAGTACAATGATTGATTGAagctttccccctttttttatCTCTCTGCAACCTTGAGGGCAAtgtggagagagagggggagagatGTGGAGATGAAGTGTTTAGTGGGGAAGGTTTGTCAATGGAGGAGAGGGGGGCGAGAAATTAATGCAGCGAGAAGTTGTGGGAAGGCCTTAAATAGGACTAATTGAGTTGTCTCCGCAAGTTGTGAGACGTGACTAAAAAACTACTCacatgttttatttaattttggattatttgcacgtaaaaaattataaaaaaaaataaaaaaatcgactCATTCTTTTACTATATCTAAATATGTAGATTTAGTGCTCGTTTAATTTTTCCCTCCAAATTAATAATGGCGTATTTATCAGAGTCAGCTAGCAGTGTAACTAAATTGAACTATAGTCAAAATGATATagcttttttatatatatagattaacagtattaaatgaTATAGCTCTTACTTCTTCTCATCCTTGtcgttttaaataaaaaatatatatttttatttcaattttcatgtAAAATGACATTTTTTAATTACGAATACGATATGACGGCGATTTGTCCTTAGCATATAATACCGAGACAATTTCAATTTGATCGATATTGATCATTGTGCAAAAAATAGATGAACATACAGTTTGAatgttttaatataaaaaataactattaaAAAACAGTAAAACTCAGTAAACTCATAAATTCTGcgcaaatttattttatttaattttagggaAATATTGGGATTTATTTGACTCTGTTACACAGTATATTTGATCTGATCTGGTGTTGTATTGCACAGTCTTATTTAATCCTTTTGAATGGGTAAGTAACTGTACGGTTATTTTTGGGTGTACAAGATCAGGATATTGTATTAAGTTTGGGTTGATTGAGATAACCACAAACCTTTGCTTTATACATGATGAAagagaataaaagaaaaacgTATAATATACGTAATGACATTTTTTATTGTGAATATTTCATAATTGACTACCGCACCTTTCTTGCCATGCTTGCCATTATTTATACTAACAAAAAAACGagcatatttaaaaaaaaaaaaaaaaatgatagagCCTTTTAGAATTGCAGTTAAAATAATGAATTGGATAAATTACGATAATATGTTAAGGAACAATGTCGTATATAAGTATTGAGTAGGATCTTTGCAATTATTGTGTTTTATTTCGATCTTTTCTGATTCTGGAAAGTACCTTCAGAGTCATCCATGTGCCCTACGTTCTTCTGCTAATGGCCgatgttgggtatcttcgccttgccgggattactcctcttgtttcccgaacctccggtccgtctcacttcgtgctcaggcacttcttcttcttctttaggTCTTCACTCTTCCGTTCCAGATATGCAATCTCCAGCTCCAACTCTGCCTCCGATTACCTGTACTTCAGATCTGCACAAGTAAAGAGAAAAATGAGTAAAAGGAACAAATGAAAGAGAAAAGAGATAAGAAATCAGAGAA
This window encodes:
- the LOC131002494 gene encoding uncharacterized protein At5g39865-like, with product MGCTASRPANFIAQQEDPNSISSSAHSNSQLQSPYNSFSDASSTPVSRTLSLPTPLIHHPPLRKGDSNHFVSLTSTTYGSLALVSPQFQNLSFSSTRDFAIPPPQMRKPRDLGVSEDPLSPDSVINTWELMEGLDEEEFHYHMVERPKKLGEIEIEMDGDELEKSYEFVEHPVSKPLWKHLSEESLLAKMDINVASSYRRALLGKKSVCEEERELVKPRKTESLGSGSVSSVVADADTEESCCLPCGDDRIVLYYTSLRGIRKTYEDCCAVRAILRCFRVCVDERDISMDRSYRTELQEALKGKAVSLPHVFIKGKYIGGAEEIKQLHEAGELVKLLQDFPITDRGIVCEACGDARFVPCPNCSGSRKVYEGEDGELRRCPGCNENGLVRCSGCCP